One stretch of Pseudomonas fluorescens Q2-87 DNA includes these proteins:
- a CDS encoding MFS transporter — protein sequence MSTANTAATVGTVAHDRTHATITWRLMPLLLICYLFAHLDRINIGFAKMQMSADLQFSDTVYGFGAGLFFIAYALFGVPSNMALDRVGPRRWIATLMVVWGALSTGMFLIDSATGFYVLRFLLGVAEAGFFPGILVFLNRWYPARRRAQVTALFAIAVPMAGVIGGPLSGGILEHFQNVGGLRSWQWMFVIEGLPVIALGLVVLKCLPDSFESVHWLTPTAKQLLREQLSVEEQGKSITSFSAILNNPQVWLLVAVYFAVMLAVNTLAFWMPTLIHGAGIGSDGRVGLLSALPYLAGCFFMIGCGRSSDRNRERRWHLCVPLLMAAAGIAIAGLAPISPLLVLAGLILAGMGASAALPMFWQLPPAFLSNSTQAAGIALISSFGSIASFFAPYLIGWMRDTTHSASLALYVLALLIALGGFLVLRTQAAIVNPQ from the coding sequence ATGAGCACAGCCAATACCGCCGCCACTGTCGGCACCGTCGCACACGACCGCACCCACGCCACCATCACCTGGCGGTTGATGCCACTTTTGCTGATCTGTTACCTCTTCGCCCACCTGGACCGCATCAACATCGGCTTCGCCAAGATGCAAATGAGCGCCGACCTGCAATTCAGCGACACGGTCTACGGCTTCGGTGCGGGGCTGTTCTTCATCGCCTACGCGCTGTTTGGCGTGCCGAGCAACATGGCCCTGGACAGGGTCGGACCGCGTCGCTGGATCGCCACGCTGATGGTGGTCTGGGGTGCCTTGTCCACCGGCATGTTCCTCATCGACAGCGCCACCGGTTTCTATGTGTTGCGCTTTCTGCTGGGCGTGGCGGAAGCCGGTTTTTTCCCCGGCATCCTGGTCTTTCTCAACCGTTGGTACCCGGCCCGGCGCCGAGCCCAGGTGACCGCGCTGTTCGCCATTGCAGTACCGATGGCCGGGGTGATCGGCGGGCCATTGTCCGGCGGCATCCTCGAACATTTCCAGAACGTTGGCGGCCTGCGCAGCTGGCAGTGGATGTTCGTCATCGAAGGACTGCCGGTGATCGCTCTCGGCCTCGTTGTGCTCAAGTGCCTGCCGGACAGTTTCGAGTCGGTCCATTGGCTCACACCGACCGCCAAACAGCTGCTGCGCGAGCAACTGAGCGTCGAAGAACAGGGCAAATCCATCACCTCGTTCTCGGCGATCCTCAACAACCCACAGGTCTGGTTGTTGGTGGCGGTGTACTTCGCCGTGATGCTGGCTGTGAACACCCTGGCCTTCTGGATGCCGACCTTGATCCATGGCGCCGGTATCGGCAGCGACGGCCGGGTCGGGTTGCTCAGTGCATTGCCTTATCTGGCCGGCTGCTTCTTCATGATCGGCTGCGGGCGCTCCTCCGACCGCAACCGCGAACGCCGCTGGCACCTCTGCGTACCGCTGTTGATGGCGGCGGCAGGCATTGCCATCGCCGGGCTCGCGCCCATCAGCCCGCTCCTGGTGCTCGCAGGCTTGATACTCGCCGGCATGGGCGCCAGCGCCGCGTTGCCGATGTTCTGGCAGCTGCCGCCGGCCTTTTTATCCAACAGCACCCAAGCCGCCGGCATCGCATTGATCAGCTCCTTTGGCAGCATCGCCTCGTTTTTCGCGCCGTACCTGATCGGCTGGATGCGTGACACCACTCATAGCGCCAGCCTGGCCCTGTATGTCCTGGCGCTGCTCATCGCTCTCGGTGGCTTCCTGGTGCTGCGCACCCAGGCCGCTATCGTCAACCCTCAGTAA
- the hpaH gene encoding 2-oxo-hept-4-ene-1,7-dioate hydratase: protein MLDQNLIQQAAARLDHAERSREQVRQFSLDHLDITIDDAYAIQRAWVAQKIKDGRKLVGHKIGLTSRAMQVSSNITEPDYGALLDDMLFDEGTDIPFERFIVPRVEVELAFILGKPLKGPNVTVFDVLDATEWVIPALEIIDARIQQVDPQTKATRKVFDTISDNAANAGVVMGGRAVRPTEIDLRKVPAVLYRNGVIEESGVSAAVLNHPAKGVAWLANKLAAYDVTLQPGQIILGGSFTRPVAANPGDTFHVDYDMLGSIACRFV, encoded by the coding sequence ATGCTTGATCAGAACCTCATCCAGCAAGCCGCTGCCCGCCTCGACCACGCCGAACGTTCGCGCGAACAGGTGCGCCAGTTCTCCCTCGATCACCTGGACATCACCATTGACGATGCCTACGCCATCCAGCGCGCCTGGGTGGCGCAAAAAATCAAGGATGGCCGCAAGCTCGTCGGTCACAAGATCGGCCTGACTTCCCGGGCCATGCAAGTCTCTTCGAACATCACCGAGCCGGACTATGGCGCACTGCTCGACGACATGCTCTTCGACGAAGGCACTGACATTCCGTTCGAGCGCTTCATCGTGCCCAGGGTGGAAGTGGAGCTGGCGTTCATTCTCGGCAAGCCATTGAAGGGGCCGAACGTGACCGTATTCGACGTGTTGGACGCCACCGAGTGGGTGATCCCGGCATTGGAAATCATCGACGCGCGCATCCAGCAGGTCGACCCGCAGACCAAGGCGACTCGCAAGGTCTTCGACACCATTTCCGACAACGCGGCCAACGCTGGCGTGGTCATGGGCGGACGTGCCGTGCGGCCCACCGAGATCGACCTGCGCAAAGTGCCCGCAGTGCTCTACCGCAACGGCGTGATCGAAGAGTCCGGCGTCTCGGCGGCGGTGCTCAATCACCCGGCCAAAGGCGTTGCATGGCTGGCGAACAAACTGGCGGCCTACGACGTGACGCTGCAGCCAGGGCAGATCATCCTCGGGGGTTCCTTCACCCGCCCCGTGGCGGCCAATCCCGGCGATACCTTCCATGTCGACTACGACATGCTCGGTTCCATTGCTTGCCGTTTCGTCTGA
- the hpaI gene encoding 4-hydroxy-2-oxoheptanedioate aldolase, translated as MDMPVNTFKQRLRSGEAQIGLWLGLADAYCAELAANAGFDWLLIDGEHAPNDVRSLLGQLQAVAPYPSQPVIRPVIGDTALIKQVLDIGVQTLLVPMVESAAQARDLVRAIHYPPQGVRGVGSALARASRWNSIPGYLDQADEQMCLLVQIESREGLANLDAIAAVDGVDGVFIGPADLSASMGFRGNPGHPDVQAAIEDAIVRIRQAGKAAGILSADEKLARRYIELGAAFVAVGVDTTVLMRGLQTLAATFKNTPKPAAGGVY; from the coding sequence ATGGACATGCCTGTCAACACATTCAAACAGCGTCTGCGCAGCGGTGAAGCGCAGATCGGCCTGTGGCTGGGCCTGGCCGATGCCTACTGCGCCGAGCTGGCCGCCAACGCCGGTTTCGACTGGTTGCTGATCGACGGCGAACACGCCCCCAACGATGTGCGATCGCTGCTCGGCCAGCTCCAGGCCGTGGCGCCCTACCCCAGCCAGCCAGTGATCCGCCCGGTGATCGGCGATACAGCACTGATCAAGCAAGTGCTCGACATCGGCGTGCAAACCTTGCTGGTGCCCATGGTGGAAAGCGCCGCCCAGGCCCGCGACCTGGTACGTGCCATCCACTACCCGCCCCAGGGTGTACGCGGCGTCGGCAGCGCGTTGGCGAGGGCGTCGCGCTGGAACAGCATCCCCGGTTACCTCGACCAGGCCGATGAACAGATGTGCCTGCTGGTGCAAATTGAAAGCCGCGAGGGCTTGGCCAACCTCGACGCGATTGCCGCAGTGGACGGCGTGGATGGGGTGTTCATTGGCCCGGCGGACCTGAGCGCGTCCATGGGTTTTCGGGGCAATCCGGGCCATCCGGATGTGCAAGCGGCCATCGAAGATGCCATCGTTCGCATTCGTCAGGCCGGCAAGGCTGCGGGGATACTCAGCGCCGATGAAAAACTGGCCCGGCGCTATATCGAACTCGGCGCGGCGTTTGTCGCGGTGGGTGTGGACACTACGGTGTTGATGCGCGGTTTGCAGACTTTGGCGGCCACATTCAAGAACACACCAAAGCCTGCGGCGGGTGGCGTGTACTGA
- the hpaR gene encoding homoprotocatechuate degradation operon regulator HpaR, which produces MLKPRQSLTLTLLQAREAAMGFFRPSLNQHGLTEQQWRVIRILSQHDELEINRLAELACILKPSMTGVLVRMEAAGMIVRRKAEQDQRRVLVRLAPQGQACFDSMSQSMEENYQRLQGKLGEEKLQTLLALLNDLKTIRR; this is translated from the coding sequence ATGCTCAAACCGCGCCAATCCCTGACCCTGACCCTGCTGCAGGCCCGTGAAGCGGCCATGGGTTTTTTCCGGCCTTCCCTCAATCAGCACGGCTTGACCGAACAGCAATGGCGGGTCATCCGTATCCTCAGCCAGCATGACGAGCTGGAAATCAATCGCCTGGCCGAGCTGGCGTGCATCCTCAAGCCCAGCATGACCGGCGTGCTGGTGCGCATGGAAGCGGCGGGCATGATCGTGCGGCGCAAGGCCGAGCAGGATCAGCGGCGGGTACTGGTGCGCCTGGCACCGCAAGGGCAGGCGTGCTTCGATTCGATGAGCCAGAGCATGGAAGAGAACTACCAGCGCTTGCAGGGGAAGTTGGGGGAAGAAAAGCTGCAGACTTTGTTGGCGTTGCTTAATGACCTGAAGACGATCAGGCGCTGA